The Deltaproteobacteria bacterium genome has a segment encoding these proteins:
- a CDS encoding alpha/beta hydrolase encodes MSAANRPRRGSFHELGPLQPPGFSPRRIRIYLPDDGAAEHPALVLFDGQNVFADPNAPRGGWGVDTAVDGLDLRRSIAPMIVAVPHDPNARQDELTPWPIDGHGGGAWRMIDWVADAVLPAVRARFAMPSGALGAVLGGASWGGLCALVGHHARPDAFGGALCLSPAAWVGEFAVFDWLARHHKPTFSRIYLDCGAHEAEGRMLPPAAELAKRLAARGYERKQLRWVADPHGEHTEADWRRRLPRALRFMFRR; translated from the coding sequence GTGAGCGCCGCGAACAGGCCGCGCCGCGGCAGCTTTCACGAGCTGGGGCCGCTCCAGCCGCCGGGGTTCTCGCCGCGACGGATCCGGATCTACCTGCCCGATGACGGCGCTGCCGAGCACCCCGCGCTCGTTCTCTTCGACGGCCAGAATGTCTTCGCGGATCCGAATGCGCCGCGCGGCGGCTGGGGCGTGGACACCGCCGTCGACGGATTGGATCTGCGTCGCTCGATCGCGCCGATGATCGTGGCCGTGCCGCACGATCCGAATGCACGCCAGGACGAGCTCACGCCCTGGCCCATCGACGGCCATGGCGGCGGCGCCTGGCGGATGATCGACTGGGTTGCCGACGCGGTCCTTCCTGCGGTGCGCGCGCGCTTCGCCATGCCGTCCGGGGCGCTGGGTGCGGTGCTCGGCGGCGCGTCGTGGGGCGGGCTCTGCGCGCTCGTGGGTCACCACGCCCGGCCCGACGCTTTCGGTGGCGCGCTCTGCCTCTCGCCCGCGGCCTGGGTGGGCGAGTTTGCGGTGTTCGATTGGCTCGCCCGGCATCACAAGCCGACGTTCTCGCGCATCTACCTGGACTGCGGCGCGCACGAGGCCGAGGGCCGAATGCTGCCGCCCGCGGCCGAGTTGGCGAAGCGGCTGGCGGCGCGCGGCTACGAACGAAAGCAGCTGCGCTGGGTGGCGGATCCACACGGCGAGCACACCGAGGCCGATTGGCGACGGCGGCTGCCGCGCGCGCTGCGCTTCATGTTCCGACGCTGA
- a CDS encoding glucose-6-phosphate dehydrogenase assembly protein OpcA, with amino-acid sequence MAPIARHPLELGPTIPVEGITAALRARREELARGCNDPNAMRVCTMNLVAFCHDEDRCVHTHEVLTAMVVEHPGRLFLVHAHREAPKAALEARVAVDGTPMGAGIAPTYSELIDLKATGADVEYLPALLTSLLESDQPACAWWATPPTFGPNWHKMARVCDRMVVDTAQLDPWDLMRLVEYVKSDTEESRADDHAALGDLNWARIKPFTALTARFFDSPEVRERFAAIDRIVVRHTPPQGSGTAIGPAMLGAWVRDRLHKTAKLAHVKVSPRVELVRAPRSDLGPGEVSELVLHGDGAKPIELAVVRQEDAGMVVAEPRQGVVSLQSQRQRLQTASRSWLLAQELQITSRDPLFEAAYLGAIELLREARQ; translated from the coding sequence ATGGCGCCCATTGCACGGCATCCGCTGGAGCTGGGCCCGACGATTCCCGTCGAGGGGATCACGGCGGCGCTGCGCGCGCGTCGCGAGGAGCTGGCGCGCGGCTGCAACGACCCGAACGCGATGCGGGTCTGCACCATGAACCTCGTCGCGTTCTGTCACGACGAGGATCGCTGCGTGCACACGCACGAGGTGCTCACCGCGATGGTGGTGGAGCACCCGGGCCGGCTGTTCCTGGTGCACGCGCACCGCGAGGCGCCCAAGGCGGCGCTCGAGGCGCGCGTCGCCGTCGACGGCACGCCCATGGGCGCCGGCATCGCGCCCACGTACTCCGAGCTCATCGACCTCAAGGCGACCGGGGCCGACGTGGAATACCTGCCCGCGCTGCTCACCTCGCTCCTCGAGAGCGATCAGCCCGCGTGCGCCTGGTGGGCCACGCCGCCGACGTTCGGGCCCAACTGGCACAAGATGGCGCGCGTGTGCGACCGGATGGTCGTGGACACCGCGCAGCTCGATCCCTGGGACCTGATGCGCCTGGTGGAGTACGTGAAGAGCGACACCGAAGAGTCGCGCGCCGACGACCACGCCGCGCTCGGCGATCTCAACTGGGCGCGCATCAAGCCGTTCACCGCGCTCACCGCGCGCTTCTTCGACTCGCCCGAGGTGCGCGAGCGCTTCGCCGCGATCGATCGCATCGTGGTCCGCCACACGCCGCCGCAGGGCAGCGGGACGGCGATTGGTCCCGCCATGCTCGGCGCGTGGGTGCGCGACCGGCTGCACAAGACGGCCAAGCTCGCGCACGTGAAGGTGTCGCCGCGGGTGGAGCTGGTGCGCGCACCGCGGTCGGATCTCGGGCCAGGCGAGGTGTCGGAGCTGGTGCTGCACGGCGACGGCGCCAAGCCCATCGAGCTGGCCGTCGTTCGCCAGGAGGACGCGGGCATGGTGGTGGCCGAGCCGCGCCAGGGCGTCGTGAGCTTGCAGAGCCAGCGCCAGCGGCTGCAGACCGCGAGCCGGAGCTGGCTGCTCGCGCAGGAGCTGCAGATCACCAGCCGCGACCCGCTCTTCGAGGCCGCTTACCTGGGCGCCATCGAGCTTCTGCGCGAGGCGCGGCAAT
- a CDS encoding D-tyrosyl-tRNA(Tyr) deacylase, with amino-acid sequence MRAVVQRVSRASVTVEGRVVGQIDRGLLVLLGVASADVDADLEWLVAKVLALRVFPDDAGKMNLDLAAIQGGLLVVSQFTLLGDTRKGNRPAFTGAKEPVEAERMYERFCARAAELGARVQKGVFRADMQVELVNDGPVTLLLDSTKLF; translated from the coding sequence ATGCGCGCCGTGGTGCAGCGGGTGAGCCGGGCCAGCGTGACCGTCGAGGGCCGGGTGGTGGGCCAGATCGATCGCGGGCTGTTGGTGCTGCTCGGCGTGGCCTCCGCGGATGTCGACGCAGATCTCGAGTGGCTGGTGGCCAAGGTGCTCGCGCTCCGCGTCTTCCCCGATGACGCCGGCAAGATGAACCTCGACCTCGCGGCGATCCAGGGCGGGCTCCTGGTGGTGAGCCAGTTCACGCTCCTGGGCGACACGCGGAAGGGAAACCGCCCCGCGTTCACGGGCGCGAAGGAGCCGGTGGAGGCGGAGCGGATGTACGAGCGCTTCTGCGCGCGGGCCGCGGAGCTGGGCGCGCGGGTGCAGAAGGGCGTGTTCCGCGCGGACATGCAGGTGGAGCTGGTGAACGACGGCCCGGTCACGCTGCTCCTGGATTCGACCAAGCTCTTCTGA
- the murJ gene encoding murein biosynthesis integral membrane protein MurJ, which produces MAVAAGILLSRLAGFVRERALAHYLGNSPASGAFRAALRIPNLLQNLLGEGVLSASFIPVYAKLLAEGKEDEANRVARTVATLLFFAAAVITLLGVVFTRAAIELLAPGFHGEVRELTIHLVQILFPGTALLVLSAWCLGVLNSHRKFFLSYVSPVVWNGALIAVAIVGGRRLLTPAGGQFELAVWLAWGAVAGSGLQLLVQVPTVFALTRSLLPSLRVKSEGVQATLRAFGPVLVGRGSVQLSSYLDQLLASYLGPAMVSAMAYAQTLYLLPVSLFGMSISAAELPEMSRAQGSSADIAAKLQERLKGGLRNVVFLVVPSMVAFLAIGPTLVGAIFQSGRFQAQDTWEVWVILCGSAVGLTAGTQGRLLASAFYALGDTKTPLHAALVRVALTFVSGWAAALPLRAHYGYAPVYGALGLTASAGVAAWMEFSLLRLWLGKRIGRVPLPMGLLAMATFAAAVAGVGGFLLQRTLAGFGPWIRAGAVVPTFCAIYLVLGLALKIPEATQLVNRVRRKLGR; this is translated from the coding sequence ATCGCGGTCGCGGCGGGGATCCTGCTCTCGCGGCTGGCGGGCTTCGTGCGCGAGCGCGCGCTGGCGCACTACCTGGGCAACTCGCCGGCGTCGGGCGCGTTCCGGGCGGCGCTGCGCATTCCGAACCTCTTGCAGAACCTGCTCGGCGAGGGCGTGCTCTCGGCGTCGTTCATCCCCGTCTACGCCAAGCTGCTCGCCGAAGGGAAAGAGGACGAAGCGAATCGAGTCGCGCGCACGGTGGCCACGCTGCTCTTCTTCGCGGCGGCGGTGATCACCCTGCTCGGCGTGGTCTTCACGCGCGCGGCCATCGAGCTGCTCGCGCCCGGTTTCCACGGCGAGGTGCGCGAGCTGACCATTCACCTGGTGCAGATCCTCTTCCCGGGGACGGCGCTGCTCGTGCTGAGCGCGTGGTGCCTGGGCGTGCTGAACTCGCACCGCAAGTTCTTCCTCTCCTACGTCTCGCCGGTGGTTTGGAACGGCGCGCTCATCGCCGTGGCCATCGTGGGCGGGCGGCGGCTGCTCACGCCGGCGGGCGGCCAGTTCGAGCTCGCGGTCTGGCTCGCGTGGGGCGCGGTGGCGGGCTCGGGGCTGCAGCTCCTGGTGCAGGTGCCGACGGTCTTCGCGCTCACGCGCTCGCTGCTCCCTTCACTGCGAGTGAAGTCGGAAGGTGTGCAGGCCACGCTGCGCGCGTTCGGGCCGGTGCTCGTCGGACGCGGCTCGGTGCAGCTCTCGAGCTACCTGGATCAGCTGCTCGCGAGCTACCTCGGGCCGGCGATGGTCTCGGCCATGGCCTACGCGCAGACGCTGTACCTCTTGCCCGTCTCCCTCTTCGGGATGTCCATCAGCGCGGCGGAGCTGCCGGAGATGTCGCGCGCGCAGGGCTCGAGCGCGGACATCGCGGCCAAGCTGCAAGAGCGGCTCAAGGGCGGGCTGCGCAACGTCGTGTTCCTGGTGGTGCCGTCGATGGTGGCGTTCCTGGCCATCGGCCCGACGTTGGTGGGCGCCATCTTCCAGAGCGGCCGTTTCCAGGCGCAGGACACGTGGGAGGTCTGGGTCATCCTCTGCGGCTCGGCGGTGGGACTGACCGCGGGTACGCAGGGGCGGCTGCTGGCGAGCGCGTTCTACGCCCTCGGCGACACCAAGACGCCGCTGCACGCCGCGCTGGTGCGGGTGGCGCTGACGTTCGTCTCCGGCTGGGCGGCGGCGCTTCCGCTTCGTGCGCACTACGGCTACGCGCCGGTCTATGGCGCGCTGGGGCTCACCGCGAGCGCCGGCGTGGCCGCGTGGATGGAGTTCTCGCTGCTGCGGCTCTGGCTGGGAAAGCGCATCGGACGCGTGCCGTTGCCCATGGGCCTGCTGGCGATGGCCACGTTTGCTGCGGCGGTGGCAGGAGTCGGCGGCTTCTTGTTGCAGCGGACGCTCGCTGGCTTCGGCCCGTGGATCCGCGCGGGCGCGGTGGTGCCCACGTTCTGCGCGATATATCTCGTTCTCGGGCTGGCGCTGAAGATCCCCGAGGCGACCCAGCTCGTGAACCGCGTGCGCCGCAAGCTCGGGCGTTGA
- a CDS encoding queuosine precursor transporter — protein MKPDPSRIIDRRSGGAVSAERPQAVSPSAPRTYRYYDLVMAAFVCVLLCSNVIGPAKVCQVQVFGHPFTFGAGILFFPISYLFDDILTEVYGYARSRRMVWAGFGALLFASFMSWAVVGLPPAPDFHDQEAYARIFGGTPRIVAGSLTAFWFGEFMNAYVLAKLKVFTEGRFLWLRFVASTIAGEGIDTLIFYPVAFYGLWSNEQLFAVMAGNYTIKVLWEVLATPLTYAVCGYLKRVEHEDYYDRETNFTPFSLQA, from the coding sequence ATGAAACCGGATCCGTCCAGAATCATCGATCGTCGGAGCGGAGGTGCCGTGAGCGCCGAGCGTCCCCAGGCCGTGAGCCCGAGCGCTCCGCGCACCTACCGCTACTACGACCTGGTGATGGCCGCGTTCGTCTGCGTGCTGCTCTGCTCCAACGTGATCGGCCCGGCGAAGGTCTGCCAGGTGCAGGTCTTCGGGCACCCGTTCACCTTCGGCGCGGGGATCCTCTTCTTCCCCATCAGCTACCTCTTCGACGACATCCTCACCGAGGTCTACGGCTACGCGCGCTCACGCCGCATGGTGTGGGCCGGCTTCGGGGCGCTGCTCTTTGCGAGCTTCATGAGCTGGGCCGTGGTGGGCCTGCCGCCCGCGCCCGACTTCCACGATCAGGAGGCCTACGCGCGCATCTTCGGCGGCACGCCGCGCATCGTGGCCGGCTCGCTCACCGCGTTCTGGTTCGGCGAGTTCATGAACGCGTACGTCCTCGCGAAGCTCAAAGTCTTCACCGAGGGACGCTTCCTCTGGCTGCGCTTCGTCGCATCGACGATCGCCGGCGAGGGCATCGACACCCTCATCTTCTATCCGGTGGCCTTCTACGGGCTCTGGAGCAACGAGCAGCTCTTCGCGGTGATGGCTGGCAACTACACCATCAAGGTGCTCTGGGAGGTGCTGGCCACCCCGCTCACGTACGCGGTCTGCGGCTACCTCAAGCGCGTCGAGCACGAGGACTACTACGACCGCGAGACCAACTTCACGCCGTTCTCCTTGCAGGCGTGA
- a CDS encoding tetratricopeptide repeat protein, producing MTAEREQRYLAMITQFPDSPLGYFSLGRYYLEEARFAEAAKHLARCTELDPTYAAALLSLGDAHAGAGDRDQAKAAYARGREAALAQNHPTLAEEIDERVADLD from the coding sequence ATGACCGCCGAGCGCGAGCAGCGCTACCTCGCGATGATCACCCAGTTCCCCGACTCGCCGCTGGGCTACTTCAGCCTGGGCCGGTACTACCTCGAGGAGGCGCGCTTCGCGGAGGCGGCCAAGCACCTGGCGCGCTGCACGGAGCTCGACCCGACGTACGCCGCGGCCCTGCTCTCCCTGGGCGACGCGCACGCCGGCGCCGGTGATCGCGACCAGGCGAAGGCCGCGTACGCGCGCGGGCGCGAGGCGGCGCTGGCGCAGAACCACCCCACGCTGGCCGAGGAGATCGACGAGCGCGTGGCCGACCTCGACTGA
- a CDS encoding histidine triad nucleotide-binding protein, translating into MESCVFCDIAARKIPARILLEDEALLAFEDVRPQAPLHALVIPKRHVAHANELRSDDADLLGKLVLAAQQVARLRGAAESGWRLVMNTLDDAGQTVFHLHLHVLGGRELGWPPG; encoded by the coding sequence ATGGAAAGCTGCGTGTTCTGCGACATCGCCGCGCGCAAGATCCCCGCGCGCATCCTGCTCGAGGACGAGGCGCTGCTCGCCTTCGAGGACGTGCGTCCCCAAGCGCCGCTGCACGCATTGGTGATCCCCAAGCGGCACGTGGCTCACGCGAACGAGCTCCGTTCAGACGACGCCGACCTCCTGGGCAAGCTGGTGCTCGCGGCACAGCAGGTGGCGCGGCTGCGTGGCGCGGCCGAGAGCGGCTGGCGGCTGGTGATGAACACCCTCGACGACGCCGGCCAGACCGTCTTCCACCTGCACCTGCACGTGCTCGGTGGGCGCGAGCTGGGCTGGCCGCCCGGATAG
- a CDS encoding metallophosphoesterase has product MIHLRHLAALAVFTLALVGCNDSTGSTTTGTTIAGSGSTGHTSTSGTNGGSSGSNGGTVPGCGSCFDNSNCQSGYCVQLGHADSFCLDDCSVGCATGAHCFQLNDVSGTPQNVCTPDVGSCTDPASGACGSDCAGSYCDPTVGACVGATTGTNTNGTTGNSSTTATTSTSGTTGSTGSTGDCGIFAGPNTPETICHCSASNPADCQPNNCYGGYYCNTQSGACVSPTNACGSNNTSTTTGTTGTTSTSTTGSTGTSSTTGTTTTGTSGTSAGAPWSGSVNKNGGSVDRLYFAAVGDSRPPNEDDTSNYPTAIITKIYQDMQGLSVKPQFVVATGDYMYANPSGNAGATQMGYYLNAQANYTAGPVFPSMGNHECTGYTSSNCTGSAGNNSNNFQAFMSQMMSPLGQSKPYYRFDVNDTNGAWTAKFIVLAMNAWDSTQKSWLQTQLAQSTTYTFIIRHEPSDATTAPGIPDSETVINAAPYTLKIVGHTHEFYHQSGAREVIVGNGGAPLGNPSDNYGYAVIQMLADGNIQVDNMDYNSNSSVRSVLIPK; this is encoded by the coding sequence ATGATCCACCTTCGTCACCTCGCCGCGCTGGCGGTTTTCACGCTCGCGCTCGTCGGATGCAACGACTCGACCGGCAGCACCACCACCGGCACCACCATCGCCGGCAGCGGCAGCACAGGCCACACCTCGACGTCGGGCACCAACGGCGGGAGCAGCGGCTCGAACGGCGGCACGGTGCCCGGCTGTGGGAGCTGCTTCGACAACAGCAACTGCCAGAGCGGCTACTGCGTGCAGCTGGGCCACGCCGACAGCTTCTGCCTCGACGATTGCAGCGTGGGCTGTGCCACCGGCGCGCACTGCTTCCAGCTCAATGACGTCTCGGGCACGCCGCAGAACGTCTGCACCCCCGACGTGGGCAGCTGCACGGATCCCGCCAGCGGCGCCTGCGGCAGTGACTGCGCGGGCAGCTACTGCGATCCCACCGTGGGGGCGTGCGTGGGCGCGACCACGGGCACCAACACCAACGGCACCACCGGCAACTCGTCGACCACCGCGACCACCTCGACCAGCGGCACCACGGGCAGCACGGGCTCGACGGGCGACTGCGGCATCTTCGCGGGCCCCAACACGCCGGAGACGATCTGCCACTGCAGCGCCAGCAATCCCGCGGACTGCCAGCCCAACAACTGCTACGGCGGCTACTACTGCAACACCCAGAGCGGCGCCTGCGTGTCGCCGACGAACGCGTGCGGCAGCAACAACACCAGCACGACCACGGGCACCACGGGGACCACCAGCACCTCGACCACCGGCAGCACGGGCACGAGCAGCACCACGGGAACGACCACCACCGGCACCAGCGGCACCAGCGCGGGCGCGCCGTGGTCGGGCAGCGTGAACAAGAACGGCGGCAGCGTCGACCGGCTCTACTTCGCTGCGGTGGGTGACTCGCGCCCGCCCAACGAGGACGACACCAGCAACTACCCCACGGCGATCATCACCAAGATCTACCAGGACATGCAGGGGCTCTCGGTGAAGCCGCAGTTCGTGGTGGCCACGGGCGACTACATGTACGCCAACCCCAGCGGCAACGCGGGCGCCACGCAGATGGGCTACTACCTGAACGCGCAGGCGAACTACACCGCGGGCCCGGTCTTCCCGAGCATGGGCAACCACGAGTGCACCGGCTACACCTCGAGCAACTGCACCGGCTCGGCGGGGAACAACAGCAACAACTTCCAGGCCTTCATGAGCCAGATGATGTCGCCGCTGGGGCAGTCGAAGCCGTACTACCGGTTCGACGTGAACGACACCAACGGCGCGTGGACGGCCAAGTTCATCGTGCTCGCCATGAACGCCTGGGACAGCACGCAGAAGAGCTGGCTGCAGACCCAGCTCGCGCAGAGCACCACGTACACCTTCATCATCCGGCACGAGCCCTCGGACGCGACCACGGCGCCGGGCATCCCCGACAGCGAGACGGTGATCAACGCCGCGCCCTACACGCTCAAGATCGTGGGGCACACGCACGAGTTCTACCACCAGAGCGGCGCGCGCGAGGTCATCGTGGGCAATGGCGGCGCTCCGCTCGGCAACCCCAGCGACAACTACGGCTACGCGGTGATCCAGATGCTCGCCGACGGCAACATCCAGGTCGACAACATGGACTACAACTCCAACTCGTCCGTGCGCTCGGTGCTGATCCCGAAGTAG
- the zwf gene encoding glucose-6-phosphate dehydrogenase yields MIATPENPFRAGLRTERVGEPCAMVIFGASGDLSHRKLLPALYNLGLTGVLPANFAVVGFAKDDFSRDSYRSEMKKAVGEFSRRKPLDEEIWSDFAAGLDYVSGNFDDPAAFQRLKAALERADKERGTRGNRLYYCAVPPSVMPMILKQLHDAGLLQNGGRGNPWSRIILEKPFGHDTDSARELNGNVHDVFAESQVYRIDHYLGKETVQNLMVFRFGNSIFEPIWNRQYVDHVQITAAEDIGVERRGGYYEEAGILRDMVQNHLMQLLSLTAMEAPVAFDADAVRDEKVKVLRSIRPVLREEVQQYTVRGQYARGAYHGKPVPAYREEERVAKDSRTATFTALKLFIDNWRWDGVPFYLRTGKRLPKRVTEISVHFARLPHSLFGALQTDTARNVLAIRIQPDEGISMRFNSKVPGEGMRVRTVNMDFRYGQAFGAEPPEAYERLLLDAMIGDATLFTRADEVDTAWKLVTEILEGWKEWNAEPSSYEAGSWGPQAAEELIAADGRHWRRL; encoded by the coding sequence ATGATCGCCACCCCAGAAAACCCGTTTCGAGCTGGCCTGCGCACCGAGCGCGTGGGCGAGCCGTGCGCCATGGTCATCTTCGGCGCCAGCGGCGACCTCTCGCACCGCAAGCTCCTGCCCGCGCTCTACAACCTGGGCTTGACGGGCGTACTGCCCGCGAACTTTGCCGTCGTCGGCTTCGCCAAGGACGACTTCTCGCGCGACAGCTACCGCAGTGAGATGAAGAAGGCGGTGGGCGAGTTCTCGCGCCGCAAGCCGCTCGACGAGGAGATCTGGAGCGACTTCGCCGCGGGCCTCGACTACGTGAGCGGCAACTTCGACGACCCGGCCGCGTTCCAGCGCCTCAAGGCCGCGCTCGAGCGCGCCGACAAGGAGCGCGGCACGCGCGGCAACCGGCTCTACTACTGCGCCGTCCCGCCGAGCGTGATGCCCATGATCTTGAAGCAGCTCCACGACGCCGGCCTGCTGCAGAACGGCGGACGCGGCAATCCGTGGAGCCGGATCATCCTCGAGAAGCCCTTCGGCCACGACACCGACAGCGCGCGCGAGCTCAACGGCAACGTGCACGACGTCTTCGCCGAGTCGCAGGTCTACCGCATCGACCACTACCTCGGAAAAGAGACGGTGCAGAACCTGATGGTCTTCCGCTTCGGAAACTCCATCTTCGAGCCCATCTGGAACCGGCAGTACGTGGATCACGTGCAGATCACCGCGGCCGAAGACATCGGCGTGGAGCGCCGCGGCGGCTACTACGAAGAGGCCGGCATCCTGCGCGACATGGTGCAGAACCACCTCATGCAGCTGTTGTCGCTGACCGCGATGGAGGCGCCCGTCGCGTTCGACGCGGACGCCGTGCGCGACGAGAAGGTCAAAGTCCTGCGCTCGATCCGCCCGGTGCTGCGCGAGGAGGTGCAGCAGTACACCGTGCGCGGCCAGTACGCGCGCGGCGCGTACCACGGCAAGCCGGTGCCCGCGTACCGCGAGGAGGAGCGCGTGGCAAAAGACTCGCGCACCGCCACGTTCACCGCGCTCAAGCTCTTCATCGACAACTGGCGCTGGGACGGCGTGCCCTTCTACCTGCGCACCGGCAAGCGGCTGCCCAAGCGCGTGACGGAGATCAGCGTCCACTTTGCGCGGCTGCCGCACTCGCTCTTCGGCGCCCTGCAGACCGACACCGCGCGCAACGTGCTCGCCATCCGCATCCAGCCGGATGAAGGCATCAGCATGCGCTTCAACTCCAAGGTTCCCGGCGAGGGCATGCGCGTGCGCACCGTGAACATGGACTTCCGCTACGGGCAGGCGTTTGGCGCCGAGCCGCCCGAGGCCTACGAGCGCCTGCTGCTCGACGCGATGATCGGCGACGCCACGCTCTTCACCCGCGCCGACGAAGTGGACACCGCGTGGAAGCTGGTCACGGAGATCCTCGAGGGCTGGAAGGAGTGGAACGCGGAGCCGTCGAGCTACGAGGCCGGCAGCTGGGGCCCGCAGGCCGCCGAGGAGCTCATCGCCGCCGACGGACGCCACTGGCGGAGGCTCTAG
- the gnd gene encoding decarboxylating 6-phosphogluconate dehydrogenase, with protein MDIAMIGLGKMGFNMSLRLLQGKHRVVVYDVNAQAVKDLAAQGAVAATDLKDAVAKLPSPKVVWMMLPGQFVQPTIDAVTPLLAKGDVLIDGGNSKFTEAQARSKKLAEAGISYLDAGTSGGLWGLKFGYCLMVGGDANAFKVAEPAIKTLAPENGYLYCGASGSGHFTKMVHNGIEYGMMQAYAEGFELLEKSGFNLDLPKVADLWGQGSVVRSWLLELLAAALKKDPKLAGIKGWADDTGEGRWTVEQAIEKAVPMPVITEALFARFRSRQDVDTAFGSKIIAALRNEFGGHAVKK; from the coding sequence ATGGACATCGCGATGATCGGCCTGGGAAAGATGGGCTTCAACATGTCGCTGCGGCTGCTGCAGGGGAAGCACCGCGTGGTGGTCTACGACGTGAACGCCCAGGCGGTGAAGGACCTGGCCGCCCAAGGCGCCGTGGCCGCCACCGACCTGAAAGACGCGGTGGCCAAGCTGCCGTCTCCCAAGGTGGTGTGGATGATGCTGCCCGGGCAGTTCGTGCAGCCCACCATCGACGCGGTGACGCCGCTGCTCGCCAAGGGCGACGTGCTCATCGACGGCGGCAACTCCAAGTTCACCGAGGCCCAGGCGCGCTCCAAGAAGCTCGCCGAGGCCGGCATCTCCTACCTCGACGCGGGCACCTCGGGCGGCCTCTGGGGCCTCAAGTTCGGCTACTGCCTGATGGTCGGCGGCGACGCGAACGCCTTCAAGGTCGCCGAGCCCGCCATCAAGACGCTCGCGCCCGAGAACGGCTACCTCTACTGCGGCGCGAGCGGCTCGGGCCACTTCACCAAGATGGTCCACAACGGCATCGAGTACGGAATGATGCAGGCCTATGCCGAGGGCTTCGAGTTGCTGGAGAAGAGCGGCTTCAACCTCGACCTGCCCAAGGTCGCCGACCTCTGGGGCCAGGGCAGCGTGGTGCGCAGCTGGCTGCTCGAGCTTCTGGCCGCCGCGCTCAAGAAGGACCCCAAGCTCGCGGGCATCAAGGGCTGGGCCGACGACACCGGCGAGGGCCGCTGGACGGTGGAGCAGGCCATCGAGAAGGCCGTGCCCATGCCGGTCATCACTGAGGCGCTCTTCGCGCGCTTCCGCTCGCGCCAGGACGTGGACACCGCGTTCGGCAGCAAGATCATCGCGGCGCTGCGCAACGAGTTCGGCGGCCACGCGGTGAAGAAGTAG